In Bacillus methanolicus, the following proteins share a genomic window:
- the tnpA gene encoding IS66 family insertion sequence element accessory protein TnpA: protein MSRAELRKEWELRIAEFRASGQTQSKWCADNNVKLHQLKYWLKKIENTNRISAPSPKWVSITMDEQYAESKDTSLSLQIKIGQASIEVKPGFDPSFLAEVIRTLRSLC from the coding sequence ATGTCTCGAGCAGAATTGCGAAAAGAATGGGAACTTCGGATCGCTGAGTTTAGGGCAAGTGGACAGACCCAATCCAAATGGTGTGCTGACAATAATGTGAAGCTCCATCAATTAAAATATTGGCTTAAGAAAATTGAAAACACAAATCGGATCTCAGCACCATCACCTAAATGGGTCTCAATCACAATGGATGAACAATATGCCGAATCAAAAGACACTTCATTATCCTTACAGATTAAAATAGGTCAAGCATCCATAGAGGTTAAACCAGGCTTCGACCCATCTTTCCTTGCGGAAGTCATCAGGACGTTAAGATCGCTATGTTAA
- the tnpB gene encoding IS66 family insertion sequence element accessory protein TnpB (TnpB, as the term is used for proteins encoded by IS66 family insertion elements, is considered an accessory protein, since TnpC, encoded by a neighboring gene, is a DDE family transposase.) yields the protein MLNETMIANVYLARGSTDLRKSIDGLAALVKEGFDLDPFSPSYFVFCNRNRDKLKILHWEHNGFWLYYRRLERGKFQWPTEESDVPLKLSRRQFRWLLDGLPLEQRQAHPEVTARTVI from the coding sequence ATGTTAAACGAAACAATGATCGCGAATGTTTACCTCGCCCGAGGGAGTACAGATTTGCGCAAATCCATTGATGGATTGGCTGCGTTGGTGAAAGAAGGGTTTGATCTAGACCCCTTTTCGCCTAGCTACTTTGTCTTTTGTAATCGTAATCGGGATAAACTGAAAATCCTTCATTGGGAGCACAATGGCTTTTGGCTCTATTATAGACGTTTAGAGCGCGGAAAATTTCAATGGCCAACGGAAGAAAGTGATGTACCGCTAAAATTAAGCCGCCGCCAGTTCCGTTGGTTACTTGATGGACTTCCACTTGAACAGCGCCAGGCTCATCCTGAAGTTACCGCGAGGACAGTCATATAA
- the tnpC gene encoding IS66 family transposase, with the protein MKKTTKTPTQPTENLQKRCESLEKQVAELTVKLKWYEEQFRLSQKRRFGSSSEKTHSDQLELSLFNEAEVEAASNLEEPASETITYRRRKKRGQRETMLEDLPTETVEYRLSAEDQVCSCCGGSLHEMSTEVRQEIKVIPAEVKVVKHVRYVYACRRCEREEIHTPIVTASMPAPVYPGSLASPSSMAYVMSQKYVEGLPLYRQEKQFERFGFTLSRQTMANWMIYGADQWLRLIYDRMKDHLLKQEILHADETTLQVLHEPGRKATSTSYMWLYRTGREGPPITLYNYQQTRGKEQPRKFLNGFKGYLHVDGYSGYQGMPHVTLVGCWAHARRKFDEALKVLPASKQSASVAAKEGLNFCNQLFAIERDLKDLTPEERHKSRLERSRPVLDAFSAWLKTQRSQVLPKSALGQAIQYCLNQWDKLVGFLKDGRLEIDNNRSERSIKPFVIGRKNWLFANTTRGAQASATIYSIIETAKENDLNPFTYLTYLFEKLPNMDTKDKDALDQLMPWSSTIPLVCRVFKKNN; encoded by the coding sequence ATGAAAAAGACAACGAAAACACCCACCCAACCAACTGAAAATCTTCAAAAACGATGTGAATCCCTTGAAAAGCAAGTCGCTGAACTGACTGTAAAACTAAAATGGTATGAGGAACAGTTTCGCCTCAGCCAAAAAAGACGATTCGGCTCTTCAAGTGAAAAAACACATTCCGATCAACTAGAGCTTTCGCTCTTTAATGAAGCAGAGGTAGAAGCAGCCTCCAATTTAGAGGAGCCTGCTTCTGAAACCATTACCTACCGTCGTCGTAAAAAACGTGGTCAACGTGAAACGATGCTAGAAGACCTGCCTACGGAAACGGTTGAATACCGCCTTTCCGCAGAAGATCAGGTCTGTTCGTGCTGCGGTGGATCTTTACATGAAATGAGCACGGAAGTGCGTCAAGAAATCAAAGTCATTCCAGCTGAAGTAAAAGTGGTTAAGCATGTCCGTTATGTCTACGCCTGTCGCCGTTGTGAACGTGAGGAGATCCATACACCGATTGTCACAGCGTCTATGCCGGCACCTGTCTATCCGGGCAGTTTAGCTTCTCCTTCAAGTATGGCGTATGTGATGAGTCAAAAATATGTGGAAGGGCTGCCTCTTTATCGCCAGGAAAAGCAGTTTGAGCGATTTGGGTTTACATTATCCCGGCAGACGATGGCGAACTGGATGATCTATGGCGCAGATCAGTGGTTACGTTTAATTTATGATCGGATGAAGGATCATTTACTTAAACAGGAGATTCTCCATGCGGATGAAACCACTTTGCAGGTGCTCCATGAACCAGGTCGAAAGGCAACATCCACTTCTTATATGTGGCTTTATCGCACTGGAAGAGAAGGTCCGCCGATTACTCTTTATAATTACCAACAGACACGGGGAAAGGAACAACCTCGCAAGTTTCTGAATGGTTTCAAGGGCTACCTTCATGTGGATGGCTACTCTGGTTATCAAGGGATGCCTCATGTAACCCTAGTAGGTTGCTGGGCGCATGCAAGGCGTAAGTTTGATGAGGCCTTAAAGGTTTTACCGGCTTCAAAACAATCCGCTTCGGTAGCTGCCAAGGAAGGGCTCAATTTCTGTAACCAACTTTTTGCGATTGAGCGTGACTTAAAGGATTTAACTCCTGAAGAACGCCATAAAAGTCGTTTGGAACGCAGCCGGCCAGTGTTGGATGCTTTTTCAGCATGGCTAAAAACGCAAAGGTCACAAGTCCTCCCAAAAAGCGCCCTTGGCCAGGCAATCCAATATTGCCTGAACCAATGGGATAAATTAGTGGGCTTTTTAAAAGATGGTCGGTTAGAAATCGATAATAACCGTAGCGAACGTTCAATCAAACCATTTGTAATTGGCCGCAAAAATTGGTTGTTTGCCAACACCACACGGGGCGCTCAAGCCAGTGCAACGATTTACAGTATTATTGAGACAGCTAAAGAGAATGACTTAAATCCATTTACCTATCTCACCTATCTTTTTGAGAAACTACCAAACATGGATACTAAAGATAAAGATGCCTTGGATCAATTAATGCCTTGGTCATCAACGATCCCATTAGTTTGTCGAGTGTTTAAAAAGAATAATTAA
- a CDS encoding IS3 family transposase (programmed frameshift), whose translation MTRARRTFTPEFKAQMVKLYESGKPRKDIISEYNLTPSALDKWVKQSQTSGSFKEKDNRTPEKEELIKLRKENQRLLMENDIFKASCADIRTKVNVIKNNRHKYSISAMCDVLQLPRSTYYYEAKEQSKSDDELTVTIVDIFHKSRQNYGTRKIKHELKKLGKIASRRRIGRIMKENGLVSKYTVAQFKPHVDKCNESKVENVLNREFDQQKELTVVVSDLTYVRVQKNWHYICLFVDLYNREIVGHSAGPNKDAGLVYQALSTIKADLRQIQLFHTDRGNEFKNKTIDEALDTFEIKRSLSMKGCPYDNAVAEATFKIIKTEFVKGKYFESLEQLKLELDDYVHWFNHIRIHGSLGYLSPIEYKKEHLKKIV comes from the exons ATGACGAGAGCTAGAAGAACATTTACTCCCGAATTTAAAGCTCAAATGGTCAAACTATATGAAAGTGGTAAGCCTAGAAAAGACATTATAAGTGAATACAATTTAACGCCTTCGGCATTAGACAAATGGGTGAAACAGAGCCAAACATCTGGTTCATTCAAAGAGAAGGACAACCGAACACCTGAAAAAGAAGAACTGATCAAGCTTCGTAAAGAAAATCAGCGTTTACTGATGGAGAATGATATTT TTAAAGCAAGCTGCGCTGATATTAGGACGAAAGTAAATGTGATTAAAAATAATCGTCACAAATACTCGATATCAGCAATGTGCGACGTCCTACAACTCCCAAGAAGCACTTATTATTATGAAGCAAAAGAACAATCCAAATCAGATGATGAACTTACGGTTACCATCGTCGATATTTTTCATAAAAGCCGCCAGAACTATGGCACTCGTAAGATAAAACATGAGTTGAAAAAACTCGGTAAAATTGCATCCAGAAGACGTATTGGCCGAATCATGAAAGAAAATGGGCTAGTATCAAAATATACAGTTGCCCAGTTTAAGCCACATGTGGATAAATGTAATGAATCTAAAGTTGAAAATGTGTTGAATAGGGAATTTGATCAACAAAAGGAATTAACGGTTGTAGTCAGTGATTTAACATACGTAAGGGTCCAAAAAAATTGGCATTACATATGTCTATTTGTTGATCTTTATAATAGAGAAATTGTTGGACATAGTGCCGGTCCTAATAAAGATGCTGGACTAGTCTACCAAGCCTTATCAACGATTAAAGCTGATTTAAGACAAATTCAACTATTTCACACAGACCGAGGAAACGAGTTTAAAAACAAGACAATCGATGAAGCTTTAGATACATTCGAGATTAAACGGTCGTTAAGCATGAAAGGTTGCCCATATGATAACGCAGTAGCCGAAGCCACATTTAAAATTATCAAGACAGAATTTGTAAAAGGTAAATATTTTGAAAGTTTAGAACAGTTAAAGTTGGAATTAGACGATTATGTTCATTGGTTTAATCATATAAGAATTCACGGATCACTGGGGTATTTAAGCCCTATTGAATACAAAAAGGAACACCTTAAAAAAATTGTCTAG
- a CDS encoding caspase family protein → MSNIKALVVGVSNYFIAGAVNLPFVKNDVIEVEEALYSGLKLDADDIITLGKKEDVKKEDFIRSILQISKLLNKDDYLIFYFSGHGAKIENQHYLVCSDDFISTQEIIKYFERVSAKGKSIFLDCCYSGNFSVDGTPVFSIEETVSDFVGRGYAVFSSSSSTQSSYRHPDKPISIFTSFLCSALKDRHIIRQGKVSLYDIQKLVRLYLEVWNKKNPDKQQHPIFRSNMGG, encoded by the coding sequence ATGTCAAATATAAAAGCACTAGTTGTAGGTGTAAGTAATTATTTTATAGCTGGGGCAGTAAATCTCCCATTTGTTAAGAATGATGTAATTGAGGTGGAGGAAGCCCTTTATTCTGGTTTGAAGTTAGATGCTGATGATATTATTACACTCGGAAAAAAAGAGGATGTAAAAAAGGAAGACTTTATACGCTCCATTTTGCAAATTTCAAAACTTTTAAACAAAGATGACTATTTGATATTTTATTTTTCAGGGCATGGAGCAAAAATAGAAAATCAACACTATCTCGTGTGTAGTGATGACTTTATAAGTACACAGGAAATTATAAAATATTTCGAGAGGGTTTCAGCTAAAGGAAAGAGTATATTTTTAGATTGTTGTTATTCAGGAAATTTTTCAGTCGATGGGACACCGGTTTTTAGTATTGAGGAAACAGTTAGTGATTTTGTGGGTAGAGGATATGCAGTATTTTCCTCTAGCAGCTCTACTCAATCATCATATAGACATCCTGATAAGCCAATTAGTATTTTTACTAGTTTTTTATGCTCTGCGCTTAAAGATAGACATATTATAAGACAAGGTAAAGTCTCATTATATGATATACAAAAGCTTGTTAGGCTTTACTTAGAGGTGTGGAATAAAAAGAATCCTGATAAGCAACAACATCCTATATTTAGATCAAATATGGGCGGTTGA
- a CDS encoding nucleotidyltransferase domain-containing protein, with amino-acid sequence MKFSEEKLRLFAAPLSETEDQKCKNAIGMVRDALKDIGFTDDGKTIEKLYADTYSYSLEMRNATKNRKVKLFVKGSYANNTNVRTESDVDIAVVLESTFKVKYRPNINDAKYGFSNSTDNVMTFKDDVEDALRKKFGSDVERKNKSIKIHGNTYRVDADAVPCMRHRDYSNDYNSDPNNFIGGIFIRSDDGQTIINYPEQHIRNGREKNNQTNTYYKKMVRIIKKMRYIMQDENYESANNVSSFGLESLLWNLPNGVFTKYTIYRYAFGEITEYLWKNSHMLPFYKEANGIKPLCESTIDVEKYTRFIKDLYNFYEYDI; translated from the coding sequence ATGAAATTTTCAGAAGAAAAATTAAGGTTGTTTGCAGCTCCTTTAAGTGAAACTGAGGATCAGAAATGTAAAAATGCTATTGGTATGGTAAGGGACGCATTAAAAGACATTGGATTTACTGATGATGGAAAAACGATTGAAAAATTATATGCAGACACCTATTCTTATTCTTTAGAAATGAGAAATGCAACAAAAAATAGGAAGGTTAAACTTTTTGTTAAAGGATCCTATGCAAATAATACCAATGTAAGGACAGAAAGTGATGTTGACATAGCTGTAGTATTAGAATCAACTTTTAAAGTTAAGTATAGACCAAATATAAATGATGCTAAATATGGATTTTCAAATTCTACTGATAATGTAATGACGTTTAAAGATGATGTTGAAGATGCTTTAAGGAAAAAATTCGGTAGTGACGTAGAACGGAAAAATAAGTCCATAAAGATACATGGTAATACATACCGTGTAGATGCTGATGCTGTTCCATGCATGAGGCATAGAGATTATAGTAATGACTATAATTCTGATCCAAATAATTTTATTGGTGGAATCTTTATACGTTCTGATGATGGTCAGACAATTATCAATTACCCAGAACAACACATAAGAAATGGGAGAGAAAAAAATAATCAAACTAATACTTACTATAAAAAAATGGTCAGGATTATTAAAAAAATGAGATACATTATGCAGGATGAGAACTATGAATCTGCAAATAATGTAAGTTCATTTGGTTTGGAATCTCTTTTATGGAATTTACCTAATGGGGTATTTACAAAATATACTATATATAGATATGCATTTGGGGAAATAACAGAATATTTGTGGAAGAATAGTCATATGCTACCTTTTTATAAGGAAGCAAACGGAATAAAACCATTATGCGAATCTACAATTGATGTTGAAAAATATACTAGATTTATTAAAGATTTATATAACTTTTATGAATACGATATTTAG
- a CDS encoding type I restriction endonuclease subunit R — translation MSFLENFTEDKLEEAAIEILQELGYDYVFGPDISCDGERPERKDYRTVILEDRVKDALFKHNRHLPQEAIEEAFRQIIAFNSPSLEENNRHFHKLITEGIDVSFHQDGHSRSMKAFLIDFEEPANNDFLVVNQCTVVEKEERRPDLVIFINGIPFVVIELKSASDENVSIDNAYAQIQTYKRDIPSLFYYNAFCILSDGINAKAGTITASQERFMNWRTVDGENIEPLEVPQYEVLLRGMLAKDRLIDIIENFILFQESKEEERDENGKKIGERKTIAKILAAYHQYFAVKKAVEKTKIATSENGDRKIGVIWHTQGSGKSFSMVFYTAQLVKELNNPTIVVITDRNDLDDQLFSTFLKSKDILRQTPKQADVRKLNEEQKKQQANEKSKEINGLYDLLNDRESGGIIFTTIQKFKPEEGEMPVLTDRKNVIVIADEAHRSQYGFSAKTDTKTGEVKYGYAKYLRDALPNASFIGFTGTPIELEDKSTPAVFGNYIDIYDMTRAVEDEATVKIYYENRIIRLEANEEELAKIDEEFEEITEDQEESVREKYKSKWSRLEAIVGSPNRIKQLAKDIVEHYEEKAKTIDGKAMIVCMSRRICVALYNEIVKLRPDWHSDDDDKGKIKVVMTGSAADEDELQPHIGGKKRRDLLAKRMKDNSDELKIVIVRDMWLTGFDVPSMHTMYIDKPMKGHNLMQAIARVNRVFKDKSGGVVVDYIGILESLKKALNQYTESDKKTTGIDTSAAIAVMKEKLEILQDMMHGFDYSAYMGSSQAGRIRAITGGMNVIFGKSEKEQKEFKRTATELAKAHSLCAATDEGKAAALEVSYFKAVKASLNKLQEKQPKRKTKKEIEARVNQLLERSIISEEVVDVFEVMGLKHPDVSILSEEFLEEVRSYEYKNLALEMLKKLLEGNIKTMERRNLVKSQKYSEKLKQSLNKYKNQFITNAEVMEELIQMAKDMKKEREEEKDLGLNEDEIAFYDALTSESIVKELMEDEVLRKIANELTQAIRRNMTIDWHVRKSARAGMRRIIKRLLKKYDYPPEQAKKALDTVMRQAELMAENTEVRDWNTLQAAESKSEYEV, via the coding sequence ATGAGTTTTTTAGAAAATTTTACGGAAGATAAGTTGGAAGAAGCTGCGATTGAGATTCTTCAGGAACTTGGCTATGACTATGTCTTTGGTCCGGACATTAGTTGTGATGGGGAAAGACCGGAACGCAAAGATTATCGTACCGTAATTTTAGAAGACCGTGTAAAAGATGCTTTGTTTAAACATAATCGTCATTTGCCACAGGAAGCAATAGAAGAAGCGTTTCGGCAAATTATTGCTTTTAACAGTCCAAGCTTAGAAGAAAACAACCGTCATTTTCACAAATTAATCACTGAAGGCATTGATGTGTCGTTTCATCAAGATGGTCATAGCCGTTCGATGAAGGCATTCTTAATTGATTTTGAAGAACCAGCTAATAATGATTTTTTGGTAGTGAATCAGTGTACGGTCGTTGAAAAAGAAGAACGCCGCCCGGATTTAGTTATTTTTATAAATGGCATCCCATTCGTCGTTATCGAATTAAAATCAGCATCTGATGAAAATGTGAGTATCGATAATGCCTATGCACAAATTCAAACGTATAAACGTGATATTCCATCTTTATTTTATTATAATGCGTTTTGTATTTTATCCGATGGAATTAATGCGAAAGCGGGAACGATTACCGCAAGTCAAGAACGTTTTATGAATTGGCGGACGGTGGATGGCGAAAACATTGAGCCACTTGAAGTGCCGCAATATGAAGTGTTGTTAAGAGGGATGCTGGCAAAAGACCGGCTTATTGATATTATTGAAAACTTTATTCTCTTTCAGGAATCCAAAGAAGAAGAACGGGATGAAAATGGGAAGAAAATCGGTGAAAGAAAAACGATTGCCAAAATTCTCGCAGCCTATCACCAATATTTTGCGGTAAAAAAAGCGGTGGAAAAGACAAAAATAGCGACCAGTGAGAATGGAGACCGTAAAATCGGTGTTATATGGCATACACAAGGTTCGGGTAAAAGTTTTTCGATGGTTTTTTATACAGCACAACTTGTCAAAGAGCTAAATAATCCAACCATTGTGGTGATCACCGACCGAAACGATTTAGATGACCAGCTATTTTCGACGTTTTTAAAATCAAAGGATATTTTAAGGCAAACACCGAAACAAGCAGATGTCCGCAAATTGAATGAAGAACAGAAAAAACAACAAGCCAACGAAAAATCAAAAGAGATAAACGGATTATATGATCTTCTAAATGACCGGGAATCAGGCGGTATTATTTTTACAACGATTCAAAAATTCAAACCAGAAGAAGGCGAAATGCCGGTTTTAACCGATCGTAAAAATGTGATCGTCATTGCTGATGAAGCCCATCGCAGTCAATATGGTTTTTCTGCAAAGACTGACACCAAAACAGGCGAAGTGAAATATGGATATGCAAAATATCTTCGCGATGCACTTCCGAATGCTTCCTTTATCGGTTTTACAGGAACACCGATTGAGCTGGAAGATAAGTCAACGCCTGCCGTTTTTGGTAATTATATTGATATTTATGATATGACAAGAGCTGTGGAAGATGAAGCAACGGTAAAAATTTATTATGAAAACCGTATTATCCGCTTGGAAGCTAATGAAGAAGAATTAGCGAAGATCGATGAGGAATTTGAAGAGATTACTGAAGATCAGGAAGAATCAGTACGTGAAAAGTATAAATCAAAATGGTCGAGGCTTGAAGCCATCGTCGGTTCACCTAACCGTATTAAACAATTAGCAAAAGATATTGTAGAACACTATGAAGAAAAAGCAAAAACCATTGATGGTAAAGCAATGATCGTCTGTATGAGTCGCCGTATTTGTGTAGCACTTTATAACGAAATTGTAAAACTACGTCCTGATTGGCATTCAGATGATGACGATAAAGGTAAAATTAAAGTGGTCATGACAGGTAGTGCGGCAGACGAAGATGAATTGCAACCACATATTGGCGGAAAAAAACGTCGGGATTTATTAGCAAAAAGAATGAAAGACAATAGTGATGAACTCAAAATCGTAATTGTACGTGATATGTGGCTAACTGGATTTGATGTACCTTCGATGCATACGATGTACATCGATAAACCGATGAAGGGTCATAACCTTATGCAAGCAATCGCAAGGGTTAACCGTGTATTTAAAGATAAATCAGGCGGAGTAGTTGTAGATTATATTGGAATATTAGAAAGCTTAAAGAAAGCTTTAAATCAATATACCGAAAGTGATAAGAAAACAACAGGTATCGATACATCCGCTGCAATTGCTGTTATGAAAGAGAAACTTGAAATTTTACAAGACATGATGCACGGGTTTGATTACTCAGCTTATATGGGTTCATCCCAAGCAGGTCGTATTCGAGCCATTACTGGCGGAATGAATGTCATTTTTGGAAAGAGTGAAAAAGAACAAAAAGAATTTAAACGGACCGCAACTGAGCTAGCCAAGGCACATTCACTATGTGCAGCGACGGATGAAGGAAAAGCAGCAGCCCTTGAAGTTAGTTATTTTAAAGCGGTTAAGGCAAGCCTAAATAAACTACAAGAAAAACAGCCGAAGCGGAAGACGAAAAAAGAAATCGAAGCCCGCGTTAATCAATTACTCGAACGTTCCATTATTTCAGAAGAAGTAGTTGATGTATTTGAAGTGATGGGATTGAAACATCCTGATGTATCTATATTATCGGAAGAATTTCTCGAAGAAGTACGTTCATATGAATATAAAAATTTAGCCCTTGAAATGCTTAAAAAATTGCTGGAAGGCAATATCAAAACAATGGAAAGACGCAATCTTGTTAAATCACAAAAATACTCAGAAAAGCTAAAACAATCCCTAAACAAATATAAAAACCAATTCATTACGAATGCCGAAGTCATGGAAGAACTAATTCAAATGGCAAAGGACATGAAAAAAGAACGAGAAGAAGAAAAAGATCTAGGATTAAATGAAGATGAAATTGCCTTTTACGATGCTTTAACATCTGAGTCTATAGTTAAAGAGTTAATGGAAGATGAAGTCTTACGTAAAATCGCCAATGAACTGACTCAAGCAATTAGACGGAACATGACCATTGACTGGCATGTCCGAAAAAGCGCCCGTGCTGGAATGAGGAGAATTATTAAACGACTATTGAAGAAGTACGATTATCCACCAGAACAAGCGAAAAAAGCATTGGACACAGTTATGCGTCAAGCAGAGTTGATGGCAGAAAATACGGAAGTAAGAGATTGGAATACGCTGCAGGCTGCGGAGTCTAAAAGTGAATATGAAGTATAA
- a CDS encoding restriction endonuclease subunit S, with translation MTSNGWKEVTLGEISLDGKGSYGIAASAVEYSDDLYTYLRITDINDDGTLNKTDLKSVDDEKAEKYLLQPNDIVFARTGNSTGRSYFYDGSDGELVYAGFLIKFSLDPSKVNPKFMRYYTLSNEYKGWVSSYISGSTRGNINAKTYANMKISLPPRKQQDYLVKVLSSLDEKIKTNNQINEKLEEMAQALFKHWFVDFEFPNENGEPYKSSGGEMVESELGMIPKGWEVGKLGDIISISSGKRPKEKQADSSEKYPFPIVGASSIMGYTSDFNYNEPVLIIGRVGTHGIIQRFTNKVWASDNTLVIKSKYYGFTYNILKSIDYKSLNRGSTQPLITQKDIKNTTVLIPPSNVVNSYEDFYSSLFEKYRTNKVESDLLTKIRDSILPKLMSGEIRVPLDNEELVEQS, from the coding sequence ATGACATCTAATGGTTGGAAAGAAGTTACATTAGGTGAAATATCTCTAGATGGTAAAGGTAGTTACGGAATTGCTGCATCTGCTGTAGAGTATTCTGATGATTTATATACTTACTTGAGAATTACAGATATAAATGATGATGGTACATTGAATAAGACTGATTTAAAGTCTGTAGATGATGAAAAGGCTGAAAAATATTTACTTCAACCAAATGATATTGTTTTTGCTCGTACAGGCAATAGCACAGGAAGGAGTTATTTTTATGATGGATCAGACGGTGAGTTGGTCTATGCAGGATTCTTAATCAAATTTAGCTTAGATCCATCTAAAGTAAATCCTAAGTTTATGAGGTATTATACTCTTTCCAATGAGTATAAAGGCTGGGTGTCTTCTTATATATCAGGTAGTACTAGAGGAAATATTAATGCAAAAACATATGCTAATATGAAAATCTCTCTTCCACCTCGGAAACAACAAGATTATTTAGTTAAGGTTCTTTCTTCATTAGATGAAAAAATTAAAACAAATAATCAAATCAATGAAAAGCTTGAAGAAATGGCTCAAGCTTTGTTTAAACATTGGTTTGTTGACTTTGAGTTTCCGAATGAGAATGGTGAGCCTTACAAATCAAGTGGCGGCGAAATGGTTGAAAGTGAGTTGGGGATGATACCTAAAGGATGGGAAGTTGGAAAGTTAGGAGATATTATAAGTATATCAAGTGGAAAGCGACCAAAAGAAAAACAAGCTGATTCTAGTGAAAAATATCCATTTCCAATTGTTGGGGCAAGTTCAATCATGGGTTATACATCTGATTTTAACTATAATGAGCCGGTTTTAATTATTGGAAGAGTTGGAACACATGGAATTATTCAAAGGTTTACTAATAAAGTATGGGCTTCAGACAACACTTTAGTAATTAAATCAAAATATTATGGGTTTACCTATAATATTCTAAAATCAATTGATTATAAGTCATTAAACAGAGGATCGACTCAACCATTAATAACACAGAAAGATATTAAAAATACTACAGTTTTAATTCCACCAAGTAATGTGGTGAATTCGTATGAAGATTTTTATTCAAGCTTGTTTGAAAAATATAGAACAAATAAGGTTGAGTCAGATTTATTAACTAAAATTAGAGACTCTATTTTACCAAAACTAATGTCCGGAGAAATCCGTGTCCCGCTAGATAATGAAGAGTTAGTAGAACAGAGTTAA